The Fictibacillus phosphorivorans genomic sequence CCGATCGCTTCAAATCCGCCAAGACGTTGAACCATCTTGTATCCGATGTTTCCTGTTTCAAGACTTGGGAAGATAAATACGTTCGCTTCCCCTTTGATCGGTGATTCTGGAGCTTTTTTCGCTGCTACAGATGGAACGAATGCTGCATCGAACTGAAGCTCTCCATCATATGGGAAGTCTGGGTTCATTCCTTTTAAAACTTCTAACGCTTCTACTACTTTTTCCGTCTCAGGAGAAACCGCTGATCCTTTTGTAGAGAAAGAAAGAAGCGCGACTTTCGGGTCGATACCGAAAACACGTGCCGTTTCAGCAGAAACCATAGCAGATTCAGCTAAATCTTGGCTGTTAGGTGAAATGTTGATCGCGCAATCTGCGAACACATACTTTTCATCGCCACGAACCATGATGAACGCACCAGAAGTCTTCTTCACGCCTTCTTTTGTTTTGATGATCTGTAGAGCCGGACGAACGGTGTCAGCTGTAGAATGTGCGGCACCACTCACAAGTCCGTGAGCTTTTCCTGTGTAAACAAGCATCGTTCCAAAATAGTTTTCATCTAATAAGATCTTACGTGCTTGTTCCTCGGTCGTTTTTCCTTTACGGCGTTCAACTAATGCGTCAACCAATGCATCGAACTCACCATATTCAGCTGGGTTTAGCACCTCTACTCCATCTAGTGAGAATCCACCAGCTTGTGCTTTTGCTGTTACGTCAGCAGGATTTCCTATTAAAATCGGTTGAAGAACTTTTTCAGATGCTAGACGACTTGCTGCCTCTAGAATTCTTTCATCCGTTCCTTCAGGAAAAACGATGGTTGGGTTAGCCGACTGAACTTTACTCTTTAAATCTATAAAAAGATCACTCATGATTTAGCCTCCTATTTTTCTATATAAACTGTACATTTTTTGCACTCACTATTAGGGTACTCCTTTTTTCACACCTTTTAAACCTACCCATACAGTTGTAAGCGCTTGATAAAAGAAGTTCTTATATTTAGAATTTTTTTACGTCTATAAAATATATTTTTTGATTATGAATCTTTTTCGTTCAACTATCGTAAAATTGTTTGAAAAATTTTGAGGAGGAATTATACATGTCGTTTGTAAACCGTATGTTAGCTTCTGTAGGAATTGGTTCAGCGAAGGTAGACACCATTTTAGATAAAGATACGTACTCACCTGGTGAGAGCATTACAGGAAAGATTAGAATCGAGGGTGGTAAAGTCGATCAAAACATCGACCACATCACTCTTTATGTCATGACAGAATATTATCGTGAAGTGGACGACAAAAAAGTGAGAGATACTGCAGCGATTGAAAAGACGAATGTAACAAGCTCACTTGTTGTTAAAGCTGGCAGTCAGCAAGAGATTCCGTTCTCTCTTAAACTTCCATATGATGCTCCATTAACACTTGGCCACACGCCGGTATGGATTAAAACAGGGCTTGATATTCAAATGGCTGTAGACCCAACAGATAACGATCAGATTCGCGTACTGCCAGATAGTGAAACGTCTGCCATCTTTGATGCGATCGAACAGCTTGGATTCCGCCTTCGAAAAGCATACTGCGGATCTGCACCGCGTTATATGCGCCGCAGACTTCCGTTTTTACAAGAGTTTGAGTATGTGCCAACATCAGGAGCTTATGCCGGAAAGCTAGATGAGCTAGAAGTGATCATGGTTCCACAAACAGATAGCATCGAGCTATTCTTAGAGATCGATAAGAAAGGTAAAGGATTGTTCGGCATGCTTTCTGAAGCGATGGATATGGATGAGACGAAGGTTCGCCTCACTCTGTCACGCACTGAACTTCGAAATCCTGCTAGTGTTAAGAGCAAGATCGAGCAGTTGCTTCGCCAATACAGCTAATTCCTCCTTTTTGGATTCGTCCCTACTTATGGTAT encodes the following:
- the pta gene encoding phosphate acetyltransferase, with amino-acid sequence MSDLFIDLKSKVQSANPTIVFPEGTDERILEAASRLASEKVLQPILIGNPADVTAKAQAGGFSLDGVEVLNPAEYGEFDALVDALVERRKGKTTEEQARKILLDENYFGTMLVYTGKAHGLVSGAAHSTADTVRPALQIIKTKEGVKKTSGAFIMVRGDEKYVFADCAINISPNSQDLAESAMVSAETARVFGIDPKVALLSFSTKGSAVSPETEKVVEALEVLKGMNPDFPYDGELQFDAAFVPSVAAKKAPESPIKGEANVFIFPSLETGNIGYKMVQRLGGFEAIGPILQGLNMPVNDLSRGCNAEDVYKLALITAMQAL
- a CDS encoding sporulation protein: MSFVNRMLASVGIGSAKVDTILDKDTYSPGESITGKIRIEGGKVDQNIDHITLYVMTEYYREVDDKKVRDTAAIEKTNVTSSLVVKAGSQQEIPFSLKLPYDAPLTLGHTPVWIKTGLDIQMAVDPTDNDQIRVLPDSETSAIFDAIEQLGFRLRKAYCGSAPRYMRRRLPFLQEFEYVPTSGAYAGKLDELEVIMVPQTDSIELFLEIDKKGKGLFGMLSEAMDMDETKVRLTLSRTELRNPASVKSKIEQLLRQYS